A single genomic interval of Roseofilum casamattae BLCC-M143 harbors:
- a CDS encoding ATP-binding protein yields MNDVHVSPNVNDDRANPGNQRREFPEQLFVSIVTQPTERSPLTPILRTAGYEVREIAEADVHRLAETVLTDLVLVQANDRCSWNGIYQSLKSNPRTQHISLVVLTKHSIAVKTIKQFSQHGVTFVSSANLVDLVSTIEAQADLMRAKARLREESADLLPCPECQLWNPTKLEATDDLSFSLPLPEGQRIAHLGSWEWKPSLEIEPGLSARHIRASRETYEILGHPPQRLSYRQILKRVYPGQRRELHDRVQMAIATAIPQHLEVAFYKPDCNVRYCQLRIQPILSATTEVVGLFGIVVDVTERKILEQKIQTSEMEMRSVFAAMSDIVLTLDATGETITMIPTAPALSDGIELISETINQIIYGEQRESLLEKLQQVVREKCTLEFDCSLTFAEQTLWFSVSLSPMGDDRVIWLARDITNAKRAELERDAALAQAQAANQAKSQFLANMSHELRTPLNAILGFTQLLLRDRDVRADDRHPLQVIYHSGEHLLGLINDILDLSKVESGYIYLHPKAIDMEVFLDTLYQMLTLKAETKGIEFHMQKQANLPQWLTTDEGKLRQILINLLGNAIKFTERGQVILRVSYSLQEDATLPADGLSCTLQPGFSVSTAVLAVEVEDTGPGIAADEIHLLFKPFQQASAGLKSHEGTGLGLSISDKFVALLGGELTVESVVDRGTVFRFEIPVQIDPIYKEKDRDRYHRVRGLAPHQPELRILLVEQRREDRQWLTQLLERIGFVVRSVGSTMDALDQWQGFSPHAILMHWQRSEGESKTFIEQIRGTAEGETLPIIAMTAVVFDSEEEAIARANYDALLRKPLQDDILFATLANYLSVEYTYAEDSQPSRSSIAIESETIDPTPLGIMPLQWRQDLYQATLTLDDQRVLELLEELPANTTNLQNLFHQKLHHFDFEAILDLITPFLPSSWHSSLEWEE; encoded by the coding sequence GTGAATGACGTGCATGTTAGTCCCAACGTAAATGACGATCGGGCGAATCCTGGAAATCAGAGACGCGAATTTCCCGAGCAATTATTCGTGTCGATAGTAACTCAACCCACTGAACGATCGCCCTTAACACCCATTTTGCGGACAGCCGGATACGAGGTTAGAGAGATCGCAGAAGCTGATGTACATCGGTTAGCGGAGACGGTGTTAACAGATCTCGTCTTGGTTCAAGCCAACGATCGGTGTTCTTGGAATGGGATTTACCAAAGTCTAAAATCGAATCCTCGAACGCAACATATCTCCTTAGTGGTCTTAACAAAACATTCCATAGCCGTTAAGACGATCAAACAGTTTTCTCAGCATGGAGTCACGTTTGTTTCATCTGCAAATTTAGTCGATTTGGTCAGTACAATTGAAGCTCAGGCCGATCTAATGCGGGCCAAAGCTAGGTTAAGAGAGGAATCAGCCGATTTGCTTCCTTGTCCTGAATGCCAATTATGGAATCCGACGAAATTAGAAGCAACTGACGATCTTTCCTTTAGTTTACCTCTGCCGGAGGGACAGCGGATCGCTCACTTGGGCAGTTGGGAATGGAAACCGAGTCTGGAGATAGAGCCAGGGTTGAGCGCTCGTCATATTCGCGCCTCGCGAGAAACCTACGAGATTTTAGGTCACCCTCCCCAGCGCTTAAGTTATCGGCAGATCCTGAAACGAGTTTACCCCGGCCAGCGACGGGAACTGCACGATCGCGTGCAAATGGCGATCGCCACGGCTATCCCTCAGCACTTAGAAGTGGCATTCTACAAGCCCGATTGTAACGTACGCTATTGTCAACTGCGAATTCAACCGATTCTCAGTGCCACCACAGAAGTTGTCGGGCTATTCGGCATTGTGGTTGATGTCACCGAGCGCAAAATACTGGAGCAGAAAATCCAAACCTCCGAGATGGAAATGCGATCGGTATTTGCTGCCATGTCAGATATTGTCTTGACACTCGACGCAACGGGAGAAACAATTACAATGATTCCCACTGCTCCAGCCTTGAGCGACGGGATTGAATTGATTTCCGAGACCATTAATCAAATCATTTATGGCGAACAGCGAGAGAGTCTCTTAGAAAAACTACAACAGGTCGTGCGGGAAAAATGCACTCTAGAGTTTGACTGTTCCTTGACCTTCGCAGAACAAACTCTCTGGTTTTCTGTTTCGCTATCTCCCATGGGAGACGATCGCGTCATTTGGCTGGCTCGAGATATCACCAACGCTAAGCGAGCGGAGCTAGAACGAGATGCGGCTCTGGCACAAGCTCAAGCAGCGAACCAAGCCAAAAGCCAATTTTTAGCTAATATGAGTCACGAGTTACGCACGCCGCTGAATGCGATTTTAGGCTTTACGCAACTGTTGCTCCGCGATCGAGACGTTCGGGCAGACGATCGCCATCCCCTCCAAGTGATCTATCACAGTGGCGAGCATTTATTGGGATTGATTAATGATATTTTGGATCTCTCTAAGGTGGAATCGGGATATATCTATCTTCATCCCAAAGCGATCGACATGGAAGTATTCCTCGATACTCTCTATCAGATGCTCACTCTCAAAGCTGAGACAAAAGGGATTGAGTTTCACATGCAAAAGCAGGCTAACTTGCCCCAATGGTTGACTACTGATGAAGGGAAACTGCGGCAAATTTTGATTAATCTCTTGGGTAATGCGATTAAGTTTACCGAACGAGGACAAGTTATTCTGCGGGTGAGCTATTCTCTCCAAGAGGATGCAACGTTACCCGCTGATGGATTGAGTTGCACCCTCCAACCTGGGTTCTCCGTCTCTACTGCGGTCTTGGCCGTGGAAGTGGAAGATACGGGGCCGGGTATTGCGGCTGATGAAATTCATCTGTTATTTAAACCCTTTCAACAGGCCTCTGCCGGGTTAAAATCTCATGAAGGAACGGGTTTAGGCTTATCGATTAGCGACAAGTTTGTGGCGCTTTTGGGAGGAGAGCTGACCGTGGAAAGCGTTGTAGATCGAGGTACGGTATTCCGGTTTGAAATTCCGGTTCAGATCGATCCGATCTATAAAGAAAAAGATCGAGACCGCTATCATCGCGTTCGGGGTTTAGCACCTCATCAGCCAGAACTGCGAATTTTGCTGGTGGAACAGCGTCGGGAAGACCGGCAATGGTTAACTCAATTATTGGAGCGCATTGGCTTTGTCGTTCGGTCTGTTGGGAGTACGATGGACGCGCTCGACCAATGGCAAGGATTTAGCCCCCACGCTATCTTGATGCATTGGCAGCGTTCGGAAGGCGAGAGTAAGACGTTCATCGAGCAAATCCGAGGAACTGCAGAAGGAGAAACCCTACCCATTATTGCCATGACTGCTGTTGTCTTTGACTCGGAAGAAGAAGCGATCGCTCGAGCTAACTATGATGCTCTCTTGCGCAAACCCTTGCAAGATGACATTCTCTTTGCAACTCTAGCCAATTACTTATCCGTCGAATATACCTATGCAGAAGACTCGCAACCGAGTCGGAGTTCGATCGCGATCGAATCAGAAACCATCGATCCCACTCCTCTGGGAATCATGCCTCTACAATGGCGACAAGACTTGTATCAGGCCACTCTTACCCTGGATGACCAACGAGTTTTGGAACTGCTGGAAGAGTTGCCTGCCAACACCACAAACCTGCAAAATTTGTTCCATCAGAAGTTACATCATTTTGATTTTGAAGCCATTTTAGATCTGATTACTCCGTTCCTTCCAAGCTCTTGGCATTCTTCTCTGGAATGGGAAGAGTAA
- a CDS encoding circadian clock protein KaiA — MRSQLSVCTFVRDRSLGDRLERCLEGDRYTHTLLLSETDFLQHLHQHRQQTDCLVVQYVANLTELLGQLRQLEAFLPIVVMAGPLGSSESRLPTSEPALDTQTQLELTGIRKLYHDAAIETSSEDIARIPSAIEEAIAKFIEISSSADPGNELAEGRRAEGIADNSSTPLKRQQKRLAEKLKERLGYLGVYYKRDPKHFFRRLSHEKQQHLLERLRADYQDIILNYFSDDEKINTNIDDFVNLAFFADISVSQLVEIHMELMEEYSKQLQLEGRNDEILLDYRLTLIDTIAHLCEMYRRSIPRES; from the coding sequence GTGCGATCCCAACTCTCTGTTTGTACTTTTGTCCGAGATCGGTCTCTTGGCGATCGCCTGGAACGATGCCTAGAAGGCGATCGCTATACCCATACTCTCTTGTTGTCAGAAACCGATTTTCTTCAACATTTACATCAGCATAGGCAGCAAACAGACTGTTTGGTCGTGCAGTATGTTGCTAATCTTACCGAATTACTCGGTCAACTGCGCCAGCTAGAAGCGTTTTTACCCATAGTTGTAATGGCGGGACCGCTCGGTTCTTCCGAAAGCCGATTGCCGACTTCAGAACCTGCGCTCGATACTCAAACCCAACTAGAACTAACTGGTATTCGGAAATTATATCACGATGCGGCGATCGAGACCTCAAGCGAAGATATCGCCCGGATACCATCAGCCATCGAAGAAGCGATCGCCAAATTTATCGAAATCTCATCCAGCGCCGATCCCGGAAATGAGCTAGCAGAGGGTCGTCGAGCAGAGGGAATTGCCGACAACAGCTCAACCCCCCTGAAACGACAACAAAAGCGTTTAGCTGAGAAACTGAAAGAACGGCTAGGATATCTGGGCGTGTATTATAAACGAGATCCCAAACATTTTTTCCGTCGTTTGTCTCATGAAAAGCAACAGCATCTCCTGGAACGTTTAAGAGCAGACTATCAGGACATCATCCTGAATTATTTCAGCGATGATGAAAAAATAAATACCAACATTGATGACTTTGTAAACCTTGCTTTTTTTGCAGATATTTCCGTGTCTCAGCTCGTCGAAATTCATATGGAACTGATGGAAGAATATTCCAAGCAATTACAGCTTGAAGGACGAAATGACGAGATTCTACTTGACTATCGTTTAACCTTGATCGATACTATTGCACATTTATGTGAAATGTATCGTCGTTCGATTCCGCGCGAATCCTAA
- the ligA gene encoding NAD-dependent DNA ligase LigA, which yields MPPEIEQQIARLREQLQRASYAYYVLDNPIMEDGVYDRLYRQLQELETEYPEAIAPDSPTQRVGDRPAEQFVTIEHNVPLYSLENAFNLDEFVQWQERWMRHINLSIDESWFIQEEASQPDAPVNPPGDRQILTSLSYVCELKIDGSALALTYENGLLVRGATRGNGTIGEDITPNVKTIRSIPLRLTGKEIPERLEVRGEAFMSLDVFAQLNQERTEQGETPFANPRNAAAGTLRQLDSRKVAARRLDFFAYTLHLPETSNLPKTQWESLQWLENWGFKVNPNRAQCWSMLAVRAYYDRWEQERHQLPYLTDGVVAKLNDINLQTELGFTRKFPRWAIALKYPAEELPTVVKSVTIQVGRTGALTPVAELEPVQLAGTTVKRATLHNPDRIAELDLCIGDTAIVRKAGEIIPEVVRVLPELRPPGATRYQMPENCPECGSPVVRVATEAVPRCVNPSCPGIVRGSLLHAVRRDALDIDGLGEKLVQQMVDRELVRSLADLYELTVQDLMTLERMGQRSADKLVKAIASSKTRPWHSVLYSLGIRHVGNSNAKLLCKVFSSAEQLSEAKIADLEGVYGIGPEVSGAIVEWFQEEENQRLLQRLRESGLSLHAEVEPSPSTSTASSIAGKTFVLTGTLPTLTRSEAKTRIETAGGKVTGSVSSRTDYIVVGEKAGSKLQKAEELGISQLTEAQLLELLG from the coding sequence ATTCCTCCAGAAATCGAACAGCAGATCGCTCGGCTGCGAGAGCAGCTACAGAGAGCCAGTTATGCCTACTATGTCCTCGATAATCCCATTATGGAAGATGGGGTCTACGATCGCCTCTATCGACAACTGCAAGAGCTGGAAACCGAATATCCAGAAGCGATCGCGCCGGATAGTCCGACTCAGCGAGTTGGCGATCGTCCGGCCGAGCAGTTTGTTACCATCGAGCACAATGTGCCGCTCTACAGTCTGGAAAATGCCTTTAATCTCGACGAGTTTGTCCAGTGGCAAGAGAGATGGATGCGCCACATCAACCTCAGCATTGATGAAAGTTGGTTTATTCAGGAGGAAGCGAGCCAACCGGACGCTCCGGTTAACCCACCTGGCGATCGCCAAATCCTGACCTCGTTGTCCTACGTCTGCGAACTGAAAATTGATGGTTCGGCTCTGGCTTTAACCTACGAAAACGGATTATTGGTGCGGGGAGCAACGCGGGGGAATGGCACTATTGGCGAAGACATTACCCCAAATGTGAAAACCATTCGCTCCATTCCCCTACGCTTAACCGGAAAGGAAATACCCGAGCGTCTCGAAGTCCGGGGAGAAGCTTTCATGAGCTTAGATGTCTTCGCGCAACTGAACCAAGAGCGAACCGAACAAGGCGAGACTCCCTTCGCTAATCCTCGGAATGCGGCAGCTGGAACCTTGCGCCAACTGGACTCGCGGAAAGTGGCAGCTCGGCGCCTGGATTTCTTTGCCTACACCCTGCATTTGCCCGAAACCTCAAATTTGCCCAAAACTCAGTGGGAGAGCCTGCAATGGCTGGAAAACTGGGGCTTTAAGGTGAATCCGAATCGCGCTCAATGCTGGTCAATGCTAGCAGTGCGCGCCTATTACGATCGCTGGGAACAGGAGCGCCATCAACTGCCCTATTTAACCGATGGAGTGGTGGCGAAACTGAACGATATTAACCTGCAAACGGAATTGGGATTTACGCGAAAATTCCCCCGTTGGGCGATCGCCCTCAAGTATCCAGCGGAAGAGTTGCCAACGGTGGTGAAGTCCGTCACTATTCAAGTGGGACGCACCGGAGCGCTCACTCCCGTTGCCGAGCTGGAACCGGTACAACTGGCGGGAACGACGGTGAAGCGCGCCACCTTGCATAATCCCGATCGCATTGCGGAGTTAGATTTGTGTATTGGCGATACGGCGATTGTCCGTAAAGCAGGAGAAATTATCCCGGAAGTAGTCAGGGTTTTGCCGGAACTGCGTCCCCCTGGTGCCACTAGGTACCAGATGCCGGAGAATTGTCCCGAATGCGGCTCCCCAGTAGTACGAGTCGCAACTGAGGCAGTTCCGCGCTGTGTCAATCCTTCCTGTCCGGGTATCGTGCGCGGGAGTTTGCTTCATGCAGTGCGTCGAGATGCTTTGGATATTGATGGGTTGGGGGAAAAGCTGGTGCAGCAGATGGTGGATCGGGAACTGGTGCGATCGCTCGCCGATTTGTATGAGTTAACTGTACAGGATTTAATGACTTTAGAGCGCATGGGTCAGCGATCGGCAGATAAGTTGGTGAAGGCGATCGCCAGCTCGAAAACCCGACCTTGGCATAGCGTACTCTATAGTTTGGGGATTCGTCATGTGGGCAATAGTAATGCCAAGCTGTTGTGTAAGGTGTTTTCTTCAGCCGAGCAGTTATCGGAAGCGAAGATCGCCGATCTCGAAGGAGTGTATGGCATCGGGCCGGAAGTGAGTGGTGCGATCGTCGAATGGTTTCAGGAAGAAGAGAATCAGCGCTTGCTGCAACGGTTGCGCGAGTCGGGCTTATCTTTACATGCTGAGGTAGAACCTTCACCATCAACTTCTACTGCTTCCTCTATTGCCGGAAAAACCTTTGTGCTCACGGGCACGTTACCCACCTTAACTCGTTCCGAAGCGAAAACCCGCATCGAAACCGCTGGAGGAAAAGTGACGGGTTCGGTCAGTTCTAGAACCGATTATATCGTTGTTGGCGAGAAAGCTGGCTCGAAGTTGCAGAAAGCTGAAGAGTTAGGCATTTCCCAATTAACGGAAGCCCAACTTCTGGAATTGCTCGGTTAA
- a CDS encoding response regulator: MRILLTEDDPILATMLKEALTHLYHVVDVADDGNLAWEHAKALTYDLILLDIDLPKLDGLSLCRRLREAGYQIPIILLTAKKLSADKVQGLDAGADDYIVKPCTIDELNARIRAVMRRRQSYARSLLTWGKLSLNPKSCEVTYGDENLSLSAKEYSLLELFLRNPQRIFSSSSILDYLWSFPDIPGEDTVRAHIKRLRRKLKAAGVEGAIETVYGMGYRLKEQPSSPENILGDSEISETARTDVSSTTGLVQQETQAAIAQIWESFQGTIRERLQILDGAIAALEQNSLSEEQREEGRSVAHKLVGSLGMFGFPQGSQMARAMEDLLVSDGWQDTAEELRSRFTELQTLLFPDVPAMEEESQSATVSVGDRSTREESSKDRSAESDRSSSLQLLSILAVDDDPLILERLQQCLSPWGLNVTPISDPHQFWPVLQQVQPQLLIFDVDMPEITGMDLCQAVRNDPDWNDLPILFFTSCNDADTIHQLYHFGADDYVLKTATDPELVTRVLNRLERYQLLQSRSRSDGAMSGLANPDDEITGLLRRYPAGEQLQRLFDRSLEEQQALTVVAIDINGFRNINREGGYRLGDRILENIAQILQSAFGSDGLQVRWGDDEFLLAIPNLELGEVRSRLQAIADRVVQLEVVASPLNPVRLRWGLARFPDNGEQLEQLCHHAENAMNVDTNRLRN; the protein is encoded by the coding sequence ATGAGAATTTTATTAACTGAAGATGACCCAATTTTAGCAACCATGCTGAAGGAAGCACTCACTCATCTGTACCATGTAGTCGATGTTGCCGATGATGGCAATTTGGCATGGGAACATGCGAAGGCCTTAACTTACGATTTAATTTTACTCGATATTGACCTACCTAAACTGGATGGGTTGAGTTTATGTCGCCGCCTGCGAGAGGCTGGATATCAAATCCCAATTATTTTGTTAACGGCCAAAAAATTAAGTGCAGATAAAGTACAAGGATTGGATGCTGGTGCCGATGATTATATTGTTAAACCTTGCACAATTGACGAACTCAATGCACGAATCCGTGCGGTGATGCGTCGCCGACAGTCTTATGCTCGGTCATTATTAACTTGGGGAAAACTGTCTCTTAATCCAAAAAGTTGTGAAGTGACTTATGGCGATGAAAATCTGTCCTTATCCGCCAAAGAATATAGTTTGCTCGAGCTTTTTTTACGCAATCCTCAACGAATTTTTAGTAGTAGTAGTATTTTAGATTATTTATGGTCATTTCCAGATATTCCGGGTGAAGATACGGTGCGGGCGCACATTAAGCGGTTGCGACGCAAGTTAAAAGCAGCAGGAGTAGAAGGAGCAATTGAGACTGTCTATGGCATGGGATATCGTTTAAAAGAACAACCATCATCTCCGGAAAATATATTGGGTGACTCTGAGATCTCGGAAACTGCCCGCACAGATGTATCTTCAACAACTGGGTTAGTGCAACAGGAAACTCAGGCAGCCATCGCTCAAATCTGGGAATCATTTCAAGGTACGATTCGCGAGCGGTTACAAATTCTCGATGGAGCGATCGCAGCCTTAGAGCAAAATAGCCTGTCCGAAGAACAGCGCGAAGAAGGCAGAAGCGTTGCCCATAAGTTAGTCGGCTCCTTGGGCATGTTTGGATTCCCCCAAGGATCGCAGATGGCTCGCGCCATGGAAGATTTGTTGGTTTCCGATGGCTGGCAAGATACCGCAGAAGAGTTGCGATCGCGATTCACCGAGCTGCAAACTTTGCTATTCCCGGATGTCCCAGCCATGGAGGAGGAATCACAGAGTGCGACTGTCTCGGTTGGCGATCGCAGCACCAGAGAGGAATCTTCAAAAGATCGCAGCGCCGAGTCCGATCGCTCATCTTCTCTGCAATTACTGTCTATCCTAGCAGTTGATGACGATCCGCTTATTCTAGAGCGCCTGCAACAATGTCTGTCTCCTTGGGGTTTAAACGTCACCCCAATCTCCGATCCTCATCAATTTTGGCCCGTGCTGCAACAGGTACAACCGCAACTATTAATCTTTGATGTCGATATGCCAGAGATTACTGGAATGGATTTATGTCAAGCCGTTCGCAACGATCCCGACTGGAATGATTTGCCAATCCTCTTCTTTACCTCCTGTAACGATGCAGACACGATTCATCAGCTCTACCATTTCGGTGCTGATGACTATGTCCTCAAAACAGCCACCGATCCAGAACTCGTCACCCGAGTTCTCAATCGTTTGGAGCGCTATCAATTACTCCAATCTCGCTCTCGTAGCGACGGAGCAATGTCCGGATTAGCCAACCCGGACGATGAGATAACCGGTTTGCTCCGTCGTTATCCTGCGGGAGAACAATTGCAACGACTGTTCGATCGCTCTTTGGAAGAACAACAGGCTTTAACGGTTGTCGCCATTGACATTAATGGCTTTCGCAACATTAATCGAGAGGGAGGATATCGGCTTGGCGATCGCATTCTCGAGAATATTGCCCAAATTTTACAGTCCGCTTTCGGCTCTGACGGACTACAAGTGCGCTGGGGAGACGATGAATTTTTACTGGCCATTCCTAACTTAGAACTAGGGGAAGTGCGATCGCGACTGCAAGCGATCGCGGATCGAGTGGTGCAGTTAGAAGTTGTCGCTTCTCCCCTCAATCCAGTTCGCCTGCGCTGGGGTTTAGCGCGATTTCCCGATAATGGCGAACAGTTAGAGCAATTGTGCCATCATGCTGAGAATGCGATGAATGTGGATACAAACCGGCTGAGAAACTAA
- a CDS encoding sensor histidine kinase has protein sequence MNSPPLTAFIAPAAVCVQTTLLQNALSQWSLTDQDVLVTIDEEQRPQGCILFSRWLSVLYGYDAEGAIASSLLKANPPLCELPPSFLMPICCVSGDLTLLDFPQHIHSLYPSDRYYYALTDREGKFLALLDTKRLLHYLIERDPSDRQISPSRTPPERQSALFCDLHSPLGQSAIQSPAVEISASRATPSEVPNSQMQTLLARATELFDRNQNKDRILAYIAHAFKTPITGILGLSNLLQNRQRFALDSKQYQYIQLIHQAGKKMRVSLDDVVAWSQLELGQIELQREPISPEDLCDRALSSFTDLTHHLPAISPLEVVQEANLCDAIADKVWLRYSIERLLLYNLLVTGALERPGQCQSLQFRVQSQGLFWISIEVVNLDLMTPANLTPWIPRSHSSAFADTSSTWELGLAVVSRLAKLQGGDLACVTHRDRGTHFTLLLPSQFLHRDADPVDRSFPTKLTVLYLSMGTAETGGDRDWLKQCHALQGKDCRFLEADDLEQAELLAKVWTPHVLVLNGGETQDIHLYLNGIKNSEVLSQLPLVTLSQSTTELANQIPRLSVYPCLVSPDSELAAFTLLQVIRIATSQHPFIN, from the coding sequence ATGAACTCTCCTCCACTCACCGCTTTTATTGCGCCAGCGGCCGTTTGCGTCCAAACGACCTTACTCCAAAATGCTCTGAGTCAGTGGAGTCTGACTGACCAAGACGTGCTCGTGACGATCGATGAAGAACAACGTCCCCAAGGATGTATCCTATTTTCCCGATGGCTATCAGTATTGTATGGCTATGACGCCGAAGGCGCGATCGCTTCATCCTTATTGAAAGCAAATCCCCCTCTCTGCGAGCTACCTCCATCTTTTCTGATGCCGATCTGCTGTGTTTCCGGAGATCTAACCCTCTTAGATTTCCCCCAACACATTCACAGTCTCTATCCTTCCGATCGCTACTATTATGCCCTGACCGACCGGGAGGGAAAATTTCTGGCATTATTAGATACGAAGCGCCTCTTGCATTATCTGATCGAACGCGATCCCAGCGATCGCCAAATCTCCCCCTCGCGAACCCCTCCCGAGCGTCAAAGCGCCCTCTTTTGCGATCTGCACTCCCCTCTCGGACAAAGCGCAATACAGTCCCCCGCAGTCGAAATCTCCGCCTCCCGAGCCACCCCATCCGAGGTTCCGAACTCGCAGATGCAAACTCTGCTCGCGCGAGCCACAGAACTGTTCGATCGCAATCAGAATAAAGACCGCATCCTCGCCTATATTGCTCATGCCTTTAAAACTCCAATTACCGGAATTTTAGGCTTATCCAACTTATTACAAAATCGGCAAAGATTTGCCCTAGATTCCAAGCAATATCAATACATTCAATTAATCCATCAAGCGGGCAAAAAAATGCGCGTCAGTCTCGATGATGTGGTTGCTTGGAGCCAACTGGAATTGGGACAAATCGAACTGCAGCGAGAGCCAATAAGTCCCGAGGATTTGTGCGATCGCGCCTTATCTAGCTTCACCGATCTCACCCATCATCTGCCCGCCATTTCCCCCCTAGAAGTCGTGCAAGAGGCGAACCTTTGTGATGCGATCGCCGATAAGGTTTGGTTGCGCTATAGCATCGAGCGGTTACTGCTTTATAATCTATTAGTTACCGGAGCGTTGGAGAGACCGGGACAGTGCCAATCCCTGCAATTTCGGGTACAATCTCAAGGGCTATTTTGGATTAGTATAGAGGTCGTTAATCTGGATTTAATGACACCAGCAAATCTGACGCCTTGGATCCCGCGATCGCACTCCTCTGCTTTCGCCGATACCTCCTCCACATGGGAACTCGGATTAGCTGTTGTTAGCCGACTGGCCAAACTGCAAGGGGGAGATTTAGCCTGCGTGACTCATCGCGATCGCGGCACTCATTTTACCTTACTTTTGCCTTCCCAGTTTCTCCATCGCGATGCCGATCCCGTCGATCGCTCCTTCCCGACCAAACTAACCGTATTATACTTATCCATGGGAACGGCTGAAACTGGAGGCGATCGTGATTGGCTGAAACAATGTCATGCCTTACAAGGAAAAGATTGCCGCTTTTTAGAAGCCGACGATCTCGAACAAGCAGAACTCTTAGCTAAAGTTTGGACGCCCCACGTTCTCGTCTTGAATGGTGGCGAAACTCAAGATATTCATCTCTATTTAAACGGCATCAAAAACTCGGAGGTTTTATCCCAACTCCCTCTAGTCACCTTAAGCCAATCAACGACAGAATTAGCCAATCAAATTCCTAGATTATCGGTCTATCCCTGCTTAGTCTCCCCCGACTCAGAGCTGGCTGCATTCACCTTACTACAAGTGATTAGAATTGCGACCAGTCAGCATCCTTTTATCAATTAA
- a CDS encoding sensor histidine kinase, with product MESESRQESIAEILVIDDNVVNVRLLSDILTGMGYDVRKSLNGKVALNSIRISVPDLILLDIRMPEMDGYEVCKILKSDLKTCDIPIIFISASDDTWDKVKAFQVGGADYITKPFKNAEVLARVKNHLKIRSLQKELTDKNEKLMQVNEELERFTTAVSHDLQQPIQSILGFARLLEFSLKEEIKPEEYSYLQSILGAGERMKRLIQDLLVYAKMGQETMIVETIDCQYIVEQVQENLASAIAQRDVQITYASLPIVRGNEVQLIQLFQNLLNNAIKFTAPQMQPQIQIKAVIRKEKCLISVQDNGIGIPPDEKERVFQVFKRFHDSKDYSGHGIGLATCRKIVENHGGKIWFKSKVDEGTSFYFTLPIPEKNAKSLEGTE from the coding sequence ATGGAATCTGAATCTAGACAAGAAAGTATTGCCGAAATTTTAGTCATTGATGATAATGTCGTCAATGTCCGCCTGCTGTCTGATATTTTGACGGGAATGGGATATGATGTTCGTAAATCTCTAAATGGAAAAGTTGCTCTCAATTCCATTCGGATCTCAGTTCCCGATCTAATTTTACTGGATATTAGAATGCCAGAAATGGATGGTTATGAAGTCTGTAAAATCCTTAAATCAGATCTGAAAACATGCGATATTCCAATTATTTTTATTAGTGCATCTGATGACACGTGGGATAAGGTAAAAGCCTTTCAAGTTGGCGGTGCTGATTATATTACGAAACCCTTCAAAAATGCTGAAGTTCTAGCCCGAGTTAAGAATCACTTAAAAATTCGATCGCTGCAAAAAGAATTAACGGACAAAAATGAAAAACTTATGCAAGTGAATGAAGAGCTAGAACGCTTTACTACAGCAGTGTCTCACGACCTCCAGCAGCCAATTCAAAGTATTTTAGGATTTGCTCGATTATTAGAATTTAGCTTAAAAGAAGAAATTAAACCAGAAGAATACTCTTATTTACAGAGTATTTTAGGAGCTGGAGAACGGATGAAACGCTTGATTCAAGATCTATTAGTTTACGCGAAAATGGGTCAAGAAACGATGATAGTAGAAACAATAGATTGCCAATACATTGTGGAGCAGGTGCAAGAAAATCTCGCGAGCGCGATCGCGCAAAGAGATGTACAGATTACCTATGCATCTTTGCCCATAGTACGGGGTAATGAAGTGCAACTGATTCAACTGTTTCAAAACCTATTGAACAATGCCATTAAGTTTACAGCACCTCAAATGCAACCACAAATTCAGATCAAAGCAGTCATCCGTAAAGAAAAGTGCTTAATTAGCGTCCAAGATAACGGCATTGGTATTCCTCCAGACGAAAAAGAACGAGTGTTCCAAGTTTTTAAGCGATTCCACGATAGCAAAGACTATAGCGGTCATGGTATTGGGCTGGCAACCTGCCGCAAAATTGTGGAAAATCATGGCGGTAAAATTTGGTTTAAATCCAAGGTTGATGAAGGCACTTCTTTTTATTTTACTCTTCCCATTCCAGAGAAGAATGCCAAGAGCTTGGAAGGAACGGAGTAA